CTGATGGTGGCCACAGGCGTGGTCGCCGGATTCACACCGGTGGGCGTGAAGGTGGCCGTGGCCACGCCGCTCGCGTTGGTCACCGAGCTTTGTCCGCTCAGGCTGCCTGCCGACGTCTGCCAGGCCACCGTGGCGCCGCTGATGGCCACGTTGTTGGCGTCCTTGACCACGGCGGTGATGCTCAGTGAGCTGCCGTCGGTACCAACGGCGGCAGCATTCGAGCTGACCACGACACTGCGGGTGCCTTGCAGTGCGACGCTGGTGCTGCCCTTGGCTGAACCCGAGGTGGCCGAGATGGTGGCCGTGCCGGCACTGCGATCCACCGCCGAGAAGGTGGCGATGGCGGTACCGGTGGCGTCCGTGGTGGTGGCCGCACCCGTCAGCGAGCCCGCGCTGGCCGCCCAGGTGATCGCCGTTGACGGCAGCGCCACGTTGTTGGCGTCCTTGACCACCGCGGTGATGGTGACCGTGCTGCTGCCATCGCCCAGCGTTGCATTGCTGGTGCTCACATCCACCTTGGCCGCCGAGGACGAGCCGCCGCCACCACCGATGAACGGCGTACCGGCATCGCCACCGCCGCCACCGCAGCCCACCAGGGCCACGGTGACCAGCGTGGCCAGCCATGATTTGAACTTCACGAAACTCATCGAAGCGCTCCCGCTCGGGCGTTGTGCTGATCTGCCCGAACTCAGCGCACCTGGGCGCGTTCGGTCACGATCTTCGGCGTGATGAAGATCAGCAGTTCTGTCTTGTTGGTGTACTTGGTGGTGTTCTTGAACAGGTTGCCCACCACCGGCACGTCACCCAGGAAGGGCACCTTGTTGACGTCGGTGCGTTCGTCCTGCGTGAAGATGCCGCCGATCACCACCGTGCCGCCGTTCTCCACCAGCACCTGCGTCTTGGCGTGCTTGGTGTTGATGGCCGGGCCGGCCGTGGTGTTGGCGCCGCGGCTGTCCTTGGCCACATCCAGATCCATGATCACGCTGCCCTCGGGGGTGATCTGCGGCGTGACCTCCAGCTTCAGGCTGGCCTTCTTGAACTGGATGCTGGTGGCGCCACTGGAGCTGGCCACCTGGTAGGGGATTTCTTCACCCTGCTCAATGATGGCCTTGCCCTGGTCGGCGGTGATCACCCGCGGGCTGGACACGATCTTGCCCTTGCCGTCGGCCTCGAGTGCCGACAGTTCGAGGTTCAGGATGCGGTTGGCCGAGGGGCTGAACAGCGACAGCGCCAGCGTGGCCGCCGAGGCACTGCCCAGCGCGCTGGTATTGGCCGGCAGGCTCACCATCTGCGTGCCGACATCGGTGATGGTGTTGTCGGCCATCACGCCCAGCTGCTTGTAGTTGGTGGTGTAGTTGCTGCCGATTTGCACGTAGTTGCCGCCACCAACGCTGGCGCCGGGCACGCCACCGGCCAGGCCGCGCAGATCCACCGCACCCAGCTTCACACCGAGCGCACGGCCGAACTTGTCGTCGGCCTCGACGATGCGCGCCTCGATCAGCACCTGGCGCACCGGGATGTCGATCTTGGCGATCAGCTGCATGATCTCCTCGAGCTTGCTCGGGATGTCGCTGACGAAGAGCTGGTTGGTGCGGGTCTCGAACAGCACGCTGCCGCGCGGCGACAGGATGCGCTGCGTCTGCGCGGCCGAACTGCCACCGCTGGACGACGAACCCGACGAAGTGTTCTGTCCGGACAGGCCCTTGGCCACCTCTTCGGCCTTGGTGTAGTTCAGCTGGAAGGCCTGGGTGCGCAGCGGCTCCAGATCGGCCAGCTTCTTCTTGGCCTCGAGGTCGAGCTGCTCCTTGGCCGAGAGCTCGTCCTTGGGCGCGATCCACAGCACATTGCCGCTCTTCTTCACCCCCAGGCCCTTGCTCTGCAGGATGATGTCGAGCGCCTGGTCCCAGGGCACGTCCTTCAGGCGCAGCGTGACATTGCCGGTGACGGTGTCACTGGTGACGACGTTGAAGTCGGTGAAGTCGGCAATGACCTGCAGCAGCGCGCGGATCTCGATGTTCTGGAAGTTCAGGCTCAGCTTCTGGCCACCAAAGCCCGGACCCTGCGTGAGCTTGTTCGGATCGGTCTTGACCGGTCGCACCTCGAGCACGAACTGGTTGTCGCTCTGGTAGGCGCTGTGCTCCCAGGCCCCCTTGGGCTCGACCATCATGCGCACCCGGTCGCCGCTCTGGAACGCCGACACGCTTTGCACCGGCGTGCCGAAGTCGGTGACGTCGAGGCGGCGGCGCAGCGTGGCCGGCAGGCTGGAGCGCAGAAACTCGACCACCAGGCTCTGGCCTTGCTGGCGGATGTCGACCCCCACCTGCGTGCTGGCCAGCGCCACCACGATGCGGCCGGCGCCATCGGCGCCGCGGCGGAAGTCGATGTCGCGCAGCGGCAGCGCCTCGGTGTTCTCGGCCTTGGCAAAGTGCGTGGCCTCGCCGGTCGAGGCCACGGCTTGCGGCGCAGCCCCGCCGTCCAGCACCACCACCAGCACCTTGCCCTGCAGTTCGGCGCGGTAGCTGGCGGCCTGGCGCAGGTTCAGCACCAGGCGCGTGCGTTCACCGGTCTGGGCCACGGCCACCGAGCGCAGGTTGCCCTGGTTGATGTCGACCGTGTTGCGCCCCATGCCATTGGCCACCGCCGGCAGATCGAGCGCCACCCGAGGCGGCGCCTGCACAGCAAACCCGCTGGGCACCGCCGTGAGCGGCTCGGCCAGCTCGATGCGCACCACGTCCGTCCCGGCCTGCTGGGTGCTGGTGATCGAACGGATGCTGTTCTCGGCCATCGCCATCAGCGGCGCCGCCAAAGCCAGACCGCTTGCCAACAACCGGGCGGCTAGCCTGGCGCGCCACTTGCGCATGGTGTTCTCCTGCATTGATCTCATCGCGCCTTCTCCTGCAGCTGGAGCGTGCCGGCACGTTCGGTCCACTCGCCGGTGGCGTCCTGCACGATCTCGCGCAGCGTCACCTCGGTTTCGGTGATGCGCGTGATGCGTCCGTAGTTCTGCCCCAGGTGCTCACCCAGCTTGACCTGGTAGAGCAGGTTGTCGACCTTGAGCAACGCGAACTGCACACCGCTCTTGGTGACGCTGCCCACCATCGACATCGCGTCGAGCGGGTAAGCCTCCAGCGGCTCCTTGCGGCGGTTGAACTCGGCCGCGAACACCGAGTTGGGTTGCCGCGCTTCCTGTTTGACCGCCACCGCCAGCTTCTGGTTGCTGAAGGGGTCGACCGCCTGCGCCGCCTCGTAGGGCGCGGGGTCGAACTTCTTCGGCGCGGCCAGTGGCTCGACGCTGGGCTTGACCACGCGGCGCTGCTCGTCCATCCAGGCCTGCAGCTCCTGCTGCTCGCCATCGCAGGCGCTCAGCAGGGCGGCGGCGGACAGCAACAGCGCAACGCAGCGGCCGCGGTGCATCACGGGGCGCCGGCTGACGTGCGCGCTCGCCTGTGGGCTCAGATGCAGGCTCAGATGCGGACTCACTTGCGGGCTCACTTGCGCGCCCCCTTGGCCTTGGCGGCTTCGGCGGCGGCGCGGGCCTTGCGCACTTCGGCCAGCTCGGCCACATCCAGGTAGCGGTAGGTGCGCGCCACGGCGTCCATCGTCAGGTTGCTGCCGGCCTCCTTGCCCACCGGCGTGATGGCCAGGTTGTGCAGGGTGACGATGCGCGACAGGTTGGACACATCGGCGGCGAACGCCCCGATGTCGTGGTAGCGACCGGTCACGCGCAGAGTGATCGGCAGCACGGCGTAGTAATCCTTGACCTCGTTCTGCCCCGGGCGGAACAGGTCGAACTGCAGGCCGCGGCCGATGCCGGCCTGGTTGATGTCGGACAGCAGCGCGTCCATCTCGGCCTTGCCGGGCAGCTGACGCTCGAGCTGGGTGACGTATTCCTGCACCTGCTGCTTCTGCTTGCGCAGCTCGGACAGGTTGACCGCCTGGCCCAGCTTGGCGCGGTAGTCGGTCTTGAGGCCGGGCTCGACATTGCGCGCGGCCTCGAGGTTGTCGGCGGCGCTGGAAACCACCAGCACCCAGCCCAGCCCCAGGGCCAGCGCGGCCGCGCCCAGCCAGGCGCAAAACTTGGGCAGCAGCGGCCACTGGCCGGGCTCACGGGTGTTCAGGCCGCGGAACTGCGCGCTGGCCTTGTTGGCCAGGGCGGAGACATCCAGCGATGCGGGGCGGGTACTGCGAGTGGCCATCTCGAACTTTCTCAGGCGGCCCGGGCCGACGCGGCACCCGACGGCGCCGAGGCGCCGGCCGCCGGCGCGCCCGGCAGCTTCACCGTCATGCGCATGGAAAACTCGAACAGGCGGCGCGGATCACGCGCACCGGCCGCCGGCGGCAGCGTGACGGCCTTGATCTCGACCAGCTCCACCCGGCTGAGCCATTGCGAGTTGTTCTGCGTGTTGCGCAGGAACTCGGACACGCGCTCGTTGGTCTGCGCCACACCGCTGACCTGCACCACCGAATCGGTCTGGCGCACGGCGGTGAGGTACACGCCTTCGGGCGTCTGCTTGACCAGCTCGTCGAGCAGGTGCACCGGCACGTTGCGGTTGAGCTGCAGGTCTTCTACCGCCGCCTGGCGCGCCTTCAGGCCCTCGATGTCGTTCTTAAGGGTGGCGATGTCCTTGATCTGCGCCTCGAGCTTGCGGATCTCGACGCGCAGGAAGTCGTTGCGCGCCTCCTGCTGCTGCGTGAGCTGCTGCAGCGCGACCATCCACACCCCGGCACCCACGGCACCGGCCACCGCGGCCAGACCCAGGCCGACAAAGAAGTTGCGCTTGCGCTGGCGACGCCGCTCTTCGCGGTGCGGCAGCAGGTTGATGAGGATCATGCGAGAAACCTGCGCATCGCCAGACCACAGGCGGTGAGGTACGAGGGCGCGTCCTTGCGCACCTTGGCCTCACGCACGCCCGAGCCCATCTTCATGCCTTCGAACGGGTTCACCACCATCGAGGCAAAACCGGTCAGTTCGGTGACCCGGTCCTTCAGGCCCGGCAGCCCGGCCGTGCCGCCGGCCAGCATCACGTAGTGCACCTTGTGGTGCGGCGTGCTGGTGAAGAAGTACTGCAGCGCGCGCCCGATTTCCTGCGACAGGCTGTCGACAAAGGGCACCAGGATGGCCGACTCGTAGTCTTCGGGCAGATCGGCGGCCAGCTTCTTCTGCTCGGCCTCTTCGAACGAGAAACCGTACTGGCGCGAGATCAGCGTGGTGAGCTGCGAACCACCAAAGGCCTGGTCGCGGTCATAGAGCATTTCGCCCTCGCGCAGCACCTTCAGGCTGGTGGTGTCGGCCCCGATCTCGAACAGCGCCACCAGCGCGTCACGGCCTTCTT
The genomic region above belongs to Aquabacterium sp. OR-4 and contains:
- the pilQ gene encoding type IV pilus secretin PilQ; this encodes MRSMQENTMRKWRARLAARLLASGLALAAPLMAMAENSIRSITSTQQAGTDVVRIELAEPLTAVPSGFAVQAPPRVALDLPAVANGMGRNTVDINQGNLRSVAVAQTGERTRLVLNLRQAASYRAELQGKVLVVVLDGGAAPQAVASTGEATHFAKAENTEALPLRDIDFRRGADGAGRIVVALASTQVGVDIRQQGQSLVVEFLRSSLPATLRRRLDVTDFGTPVQSVSAFQSGDRVRMMVEPKGAWEHSAYQSDNQFVLEVRPVKTDPNKLTQGPGFGGQKLSLNFQNIEIRALLQVIADFTDFNVVTSDTVTGNVTLRLKDVPWDQALDIILQSKGLGVKKSGNVLWIAPKDELSAKEQLDLEAKKKLADLEPLRTQAFQLNYTKAEEVAKGLSGQNTSSGSSSSGGSSAAQTQRILSPRGSVLFETRTNQLFVSDIPSKLEEIMQLIAKIDIPVRQVLIEARIVEADDKFGRALGVKLGAVDLRGLAGGVPGASVGGGNYVQIGSNYTTNYKQLGVMADNTITDVGTQMVSLPANTSALGSASAATLALSLFSPSANRILNLELSALEADGKGKIVSSPRVITADQGKAIIEQGEEIPYQVASSSGATSIQFKKASLKLEVTPQITPEGSVIMDLDVAKDSRGANTTAGPAINTKHAKTQVLVENGGTVVIGGIFTQDERTDVNKVPFLGDVPVVGNLFKNTTKYTNKTELLIFITPKIVTERAQVR
- a CDS encoding pilus assembly protein PilP, which translates into the protein MHRGRCVALLLSAAALLSACDGEQQELQAWMDEQRRVVKPSVEPLAAPKKFDPAPYEAAQAVDPFSNQKLAVAVKQEARQPNSVFAAEFNRRKEPLEAYPLDAMSMVGSVTKSGVQFALLKVDNLLYQVKLGEHLGQNYGRITRITETEVTLREIVQDATGEWTERAGTLQLQEKAR
- a CDS encoding type 4a pilus biogenesis protein PilO, with amino-acid sequence MATRSTRPASLDVSALANKASAQFRGLNTREPGQWPLLPKFCAWLGAAALALGLGWVLVVSSAADNLEAARNVEPGLKTDYRAKLGQAVNLSELRKQKQQVQEYVTQLERQLPGKAEMDALLSDINQAGIGRGLQFDLFRPGQNEVKDYYAVLPITLRVTGRYHDIGAFAADVSNLSRIVTLHNLAITPVGKEAGSNLTMDAVARTYRYLDVAELAEVRKARAAAEAAKAKGARK
- a CDS encoding PilN domain-containing protein; this encodes MILINLLPHREERRRQRKRNFFVGLGLAAVAGAVGAGVWMVALQQLTQQQEARNDFLRVEIRKLEAQIKDIATLKNDIEGLKARQAAVEDLQLNRNVPVHLLDELVKQTPEGVYLTAVRQTDSVVQVSGVAQTNERVSEFLRNTQNNSQWLSRVELVEIKAVTLPPAAGARDPRRLFEFSMRMTVKLPGAPAAGASAPSGAASARAA